Sequence from the Erythrolamprus reginae isolate rEryReg1 chromosome 2, rEryReg1.hap1, whole genome shotgun sequence genome:
ACATAagtgaggcagaggaacagggAGAGCCTGTTCCAAAAAGCGCatgtgcagagctgccagaaggcaagaacagttacagATGAAAAGGActacttgggagtaaggcttggagatgattGCCCCTCTCCCATAGGATATAAAAGTGGAGTAAACTGATATGCTCATTACAGGACGCAACGTGGTTCAATTCTGATCGGTGTAACTCAGCATTTCAGTTCAtttggccttgcaaagctcctgGCCAATTAGGTCTATGGCAGCATGTCAAGAGAGATAAAGGTTGGTGCTTATCAGCCTTCTTCCAAAAGCTTTGGTAGACTACTGTAAGGGTTAATTAACATGATTTGGGACTTATTACAACTGGGAATGAACATAATACACAGCCAGTGAAATAAAAAGAATTTTGGGGGGGACTACATTTGTGTTTTGTGATTTATcatgaagcctaggtcagaacagagTCAACCCCAAGGCTTGCCTTCCCTAAATgaatgggaaaggaaaggaatagagAAAGAACTAATCAAACCTTTTCATGGACAAAGTCCAGACTGAGCATCAACCCAACCTTGCTGCCAAATCGCTGAAGATGAGACTGCAATTTttcaaattgactgtaaaaaaacccCCTTGTGTTTAACATGTCTCCCTCCCCTTTGCCAGTTTTTCCATCAACTTAGGTCGGGATGATTCCAATCTGGCCATTCACTTCAACGTTCGCTTTGAAGCCCATGGAGATGTCAAGAAGATTGTGTGCAATTCCAGATCGAATGGCCAGTGGGGTGCGGAGGTTCGGCCATCAATATTCCCGTTCCAGGAAGGAGCTGATACCAAGGTCAGGAAGAACATTTAAGGCACTGAAGTGTCAATTCAAAAGATGTaggatctctttaaaaaaaaatgtggctgGGCATTAGACAGTTATCCTGTCTCTGAACCTGATCTTCCTGACTTGCTCCACGTGCAATGCCACCAGGAGCACCATATTGGAAGGAATGTTAACTGCTGCTACCAATTCACTTTCTCAATTACTTTTTTTCTCCTAAGCTAGTGAGGACTCTCAGGTTGCATCCACTGCTTAGATTAAAATGAAATATGCAGAAAAAAAACTCTCTCCACAGAACCGGTCCCTGTTGCCCAAAAGATTGAGGGCCGCTGTCTTAGCATGTTATATGAACCAGAATATTAAGATGGTTTGTTCATGTAtttgcatcagaggtgggttgttcccagttcgTACTGCTTTTATAGacctggtagtgggaatttcctccCATTCGCTGAACTGGGAGTGATTGCCAGCTGGCCACACTCCTGAACTAGCTCCagtttgtttttggcttctgagcaCTGCGCATAGGCATGCGTGCACACagcacatgtgcagccacatgacatgggaggaagcgaaccggcattgaggtaagtcagaacccacccaaTTTGCTTATCTATGCTCAAGCAAGCTTGTTAGTTATGGCGATATGCTCAACACAGCTTTGCACGAActtatccaagaagtttctttggCTCTTTAGCATATTAtcagataaatttaataaagacAAAATATACTCAATTGTGCATAtagtaacagctgccagaatactgtatgctcaaaactggaaattgaatagaatacCAACTGAGAGAGAAGTACTTAAGAAGACaatggattgtgcagaaatgaatagattgataatgaaaattaaagataagatGGACTCAGAATTTTACAAAgtttgggtgaaattttatgaatggtttgaaAAAAGAATACAGATAAAGATTTCACTATTTAATTTACTATGAATGGGATGGAAGGAAATGAGAAATGTGATTGTTGAAACCCAGGTGACATAAATagataaaggaggcagcattagacaaATAGCATACTGTATACCTAAAGttaaaatataatagaataaataTGGAAATAAGGATTTAAGATTATGACTATAAAGGGTAAAAATTGAGAAAGGTTTTTTCAGTTTGTCAtttaatagaattagaattatccaTTTAGGGAAGGACTTAGAGGGCATAGGAAGAagtaggaaaggagagaaaggagagtggAAGTGGAGGAAaatgggaaagaaaggaggaggaggaaaaggagagggtaatagaaaagaggagagaagatatAAGAAGGTAAGTAGcagaggtggaatagccaccttAGATAGAAAGAAGGCAGTGAGGAAAGCAAACATGGGGACTGAATAGCAGAAATTAAAATCTGGAGTGTAATTtagattattgtattattgtttataGGATATGTTATACACATATGCATTGGTATTGAAAGTATATGTGATGTTATATATGTCTTTAATGtggatttttgtttaaaaaaaagaatcactGCGTGTGtttagttagtaacacagttgtgaagtaaatctggcttccccattaatgtTCTTTATCAGAAGcttacaaaaagtgatcacatgacccttggacactgcaaccatcataaatatgagccagttgccaagcgtccacATTTTAATCATATAAACACGGGGATGCTTCaatggtcgttaagtgtgaaagACGACCATAGGttactttttttccagtgctattgtaactctggtttctaaacaaatggttgtaagtcaaagattatctatatatttattaCTATAACTGGAGCGATGAATGAACTATGTATTTGGTCATCCATAGAcaaaaatgtgtatatatttcaaatacagtgatacctcatcttacaaacttaattggttccaggatgaggttcttaaggtgaaaagtttgtaagacgaaacaatgtttcccataggaatcaatggaaaagcaattaatgcgtgcaagcccaaaattcacctcttttgccagccgaagcacccgtttttgcgctgcttggattttcctgaggctcccctccatgggaaatcctacctccggacttctgtggttttgcaatgctgtaggtgaatcccagcagtgtaaaaacgggtgatccgctggcaacagaaatccggaagtggggcatcccagtggcggcggtgggtttgtaaggtgaaaatagtttgtaagaagaggcaaaaaaatcttaaacaccaggtttgtatctcgaaaagtttgtatgatgagccgtttgtaagatgaggtatcactatatatgaAGGGGTGGTTGCTCTGGCTCCAAACCTAACTCACCTTTATTTAGGCTATAATTATTGATGGGTGGGGGGAAGAAGCTGGATTTTCACGTTCTGTAGCTCATCAAGGAATTAACTTGATGGCCTGTTCTTAACAGATCTGTCTCTGCTACCAATCTGGGGAGATAAAGGTGAAGACCGATGGACAGGAAATCAGCTTCCCCAATCGTCTTGGTCTGAATTCTGCCCAGTACTTCTCAGTGGATGGAGACGTCACCATTGCGTCTTTCAAGCCTTTCAAATGTTGATGAAACATAGTCTTGCTTCCACCCTGTGGATTTCCCCAAATACGATTTGAAAAAGGCGAATAAATAAGTCATCTGACTTctaagtttctttttttactccttttcaaataataatataaaagaaataacgCATTAATATAATTATTGCAAAAATGCATACattgtcaaaaagaaaaaaaatgcttttaaaaagtgcgGGGAAATACAGTAGAAAAAACATAAAAGGTATGTATCATAACAAAATTATTACTCTAAATATACATACTTATCTAATTCCAATATTCAAGTCTATAGTCTATATTTCTAATATATACCTACTTATATATGTTCGTGTATACACATATATCTATCTGTATGTATgtggggtgtatgtgtgtgtctctgtgtgtgtatgttggtTTGTTCTCTGTtgaatcctggtaagggtatgtctAACTGATGAGAGCATAACTAGCTCaatatagatctatactaggctcccttccttttcacatatcagcaaaaacatgtaagTCTCCCCTCCCCTCGCTCTCTCTCTATACGCGTGCGAGCACGTGCTCACACACAGACACATTTTCTAattatgaaaaggaagggagacaagTGTTTGCCCTaggacaaggacaaaagcaccagcctgaagatgatgagtgggacctcatcgaaacattgccagaaatctctgaaacttacaggggaagaaacctgaatatgccaagatcttcaCACAGCTTTTATTATAGTATAATAAATTCCGGAGATCGTGTTGTCTATCATTtgttcatctatcaatctatctctatctctatttctctctgacGGTCGGTCggtctgtatgtatatataataatagcaatattacttagacttatataccgctttagaGTGCTTGACAGCCTTCTCTAACCAGtgtagagagtcagcatattgcccccaaccatctgggtcctcattttattgactttagaaggatggaaggctgagtcaaccttgagcctggtgagatttgaactgccaatttGCAGTCAGCTGGTAGTCAGCAGAACTAAACTATAATATCTATAGCTTACTGTGTTTTATATAAATGAATtccatatttcatatatttatctaATACAAGATCTACATATACAGTCAATGCACTCAATAAGAAGTAGGTGCAATCAAGTCTTTGTTGCATTGAGTTAATGGGGGTCATATATTCTTTTCGATATTGTAAAATCAGTCTTTTGGCCATAGTAAGGGCAATCAGAATTCATTTACATTATCTAGTTGTCAAATCCCATGCACCACATATATAGCTCAAGAGAAAGCTGAAAtatgttatttctttatttgtatcttgcctttattatttgtAGAAACAACTTCAGCAGTGAACAGATTTTAcatatcttcctcctcctatttggcccaaagtcacccagctgattttGATGGCAAAGATGGCTGATTTTGATGCAATcaaacttagccaataaagaattctattctattctattctattctattccattccattctatggtgggatttgaacttagagtctcctgctttctagcctggtaccttaacctTAATCATTTTTTGTCACTCATTCAAATTTATATAACCCACCACTTTTCCCACAAACCTAGCAAGTTTAGAACATTGTAAAAAAAGAAGTTTGAAAGGAGCATAATCCTTATTACttctgcaacaaaaaaaaaaatgcagtgcTGACAATCCTTTTTATATATATCAAACAAAGTTCaacaaaattcaataaataaattttgttctaTAAGTCATACGTTAGGACTCACTGACACTCTTTTACAGGTATCATCAACTTACTGTCACAACTAGAGCCAAAATCTCGGTCATTGAGCAAACCGCTTGTTAAGCAATTGTGCAGGAGTGCCAGGTTAGGGAGAGATCCTGGAGGCCTGAAAACTGTCACAAGCTGTTTTTTGTTGGCTAGAGGGTCCACTGAAAACCATATGAGATGGACTttgcacatttgaaatactgaagTCTCAGGATGGAATTAGGGAAGTTTGTTAAAGGAATAGCCAAGGCAGAAAGTTACAACCGGGATGAGTGCCAGCAAAAAAGCTATAAAAGTTAGAAAGACGCTATTAGAAGGATGCTAGGTAAGCAGTGgagggctacgagccggaacgctaaattgggcttgccgccaTGGCTCGTGAATActtgtggggccagtgcgatttttcttctgcacttgtggaggtagcaaaatcgcgcacggagccacaggtgcgcccgtgtttcagtgagggttttttgcttctgtgcataccgaaacacgggcgcacctgcagctccatgtgcaattttgctacctccacaggtgcagaagcaaaatcacgctggccctgcaagcacttatgagccgccgcggcGAACGCAATTTAGCATtgtggctcgtagcccactgctgcagCTAAGGCACGTAGACATAAATGTTGCTAACTCTAGAGCTGTGGtgacccagtggttagaatgcaatactcgaggttcgactactgtaatgctctctacatggggctacctttgaaaagtgttcggaaacttcagatcgtgcagaatacagctgcgagagcagtcatgggcttacctaggtatgcccatgtttcaccaacaatccgcagtctgcattggttgtcgatcagtttccagtcacaattcaaagtgttggttatgacctataaagcccttcatggcattggaccagaatatctccgagaccgcctcctgccgcacgaatcccagcgactgattaggtcccacagagtgggtcttctctgggtcccgtcaactaaacaatgtcggttggtaggccccaggggaagagccttctctgtggcggccccgactctctggaaccagctccccccagagattagaactgcccctactctccttgccttttgtaagctccttaaaacccacctttgtcgtcaggcatgggggaactgagacatctcccccgggcatatacaatttatgcatggtatgtttgtaggtatgtttgtttagtaaatgggttttttaaaatattttaaattataatttagatttgtcacgaattgttttgttttgctgtgagccgccccgagtctgtggagaggggcggcatacaaatctaaatactgtaataaataaataaataaataaataaataaataaatactgcaggctacttctgctgcctgctgtcaGAAATTTGGCAATTCGAATTTTgtcaggctccaggttgacttacatccttctgaggttggtaaaatgaggacccagattgttgggggcaatatgttgactctataaaactgcttagagagggtatTAAAGTACTgataagcagtatataagtgccattgctattattGTTGCTTCTAGAAACTAGGACTTGGCCAAGGTTAAAAATGTGCAGCAGTGTAACTGTGTTTATTAGTCCTATGTAGAAATACTTTAATGGACAGAATGCTAAAacatattataaatttaaaaaaatccatattgCTGCTCCTTATTTCCCCAAATTATAGAGATCAAAAGTGCTGCACATATTTATCCGTTTTTGATGCTTGTCTAAGTACAAAAATGTTCCTATTGATTTTACAGCCAAATACTGGTGTGCTGGACACCTGTGTAGCTTAGAGGTTAGGAAATTGGCCTATGAAACCATCTACGATTGTCTTGAATTTCATTAAGTAAATTGGATGCAAAACCTTCCTATTTGCGGGCAATTTATTTCTCATGAAAGCCAAATTCAGCATTAATGAACCTTTACTACCTTTATCAACAGAGACTGCCATCTACTGGGAAGAATTTAGAACTGTGATCATTCAAAAAGCTTTCCCCCCAAAATGATCAAacctgccaaaaaaaaaagacagagaacATAATTATGCCATAAAAACATTAATTCAGAAGAATATGCAAAGTGTGTTCTCTGGATGGTttaaagtaaaatatatattacCTGAACATTCCTcagatccagtgaagggctaccaaaaaatttaCTTCCACACTTTGGGCttgacttatgcaggacaccctgcattttctttctacatctttcagtgcaaattggttgctctggggtggagctccattatcgctaccccactgcatcccaccccctctgggcagtagcccactcctacTCAGATCTGAAGGACCTAATTTGATTAGCTTTTATGGCTTGCCTTTCCTGCAGAAGTAAAATATCTCCAACAAAACACCTCTTTATTTTTATCCTAACAATTAATTGGGTGCAATATATTAAACTGGAAGatattctcttcctctttctcatgTGTATATTTTCTTCCCCTTTCATAGCAGTTGATTTACACTGCCATCTCCTTTATTTTATTCCCATAAAAGCAAATAGAGAAATTATGGACAGAGGCCACCCAGTGGGTTGCTAAAGTACAAATGCTCCTTTGAAATtgtgaccacaactgagctcaaaatttctgtggcAAAGCAAGAAAGTTTAAATGAATTATGCTGTCCCACACTGTAAAGAGCctcatcaatcagtcaatcaataaacCAAAAAGGAAAGTTTTAAAGTCTTCTCATGagctgaaatataaaataaattgtgtAGGGTTCTCAACTTCTGgtccttttttaaagtttttatgcTATTACACATTGCATTAGAGAAAAGGGGGAATAATATACGttatacataatattaatttaaattaatgatATATTAATTCTGATCCATTATATAATCATGTGTATCCTGGATCTTATTCATAAATATTACTGTTGAACTACGGTTGTAAAACAATCTATCTAATATTTAGTGTGTTTATTATCTGTACGACTGCAATAATCTGGAATGGAATAATTCTACCAGTACTTACAACGCAGCTGCCTGCATTTGCATAAAGTACACGTACATCCTCAGAACCTAACTCTCTGAGAATCTCCAAGATCCGCCTGCAAAATCAGGCAAGCAGGTATTGAGTATCTAGATCATTGAACTTCATTGAACATTCCAGCTTCGAAATGGAACTGAGCATGCGCTCCATGCCGGTTAGCATTGGCTGATAGACGGAGATGACATTTGGAACGTAAGGGGAATTATAGAGACAGGAAACAATGGTCGTCCGCTGAAATTTCTCCTCTCTAGGAAGTAACGCTCTTTTATTTTAACACTTCGAATGACGGCCCGTGAGAAAAGGGAAAAGTGCGAAATGACGCCGATACCAGGCGTATCTTTGCTCTCAGAACAAGTGACTGTTGTATTGGTTGTCCGGAAAGAAAATCCCAACCTTGAGTTAAAGGCGAATATTTAAAGGGAATCTGGGTAGTGGGAAAGCCTGGGAGGGGAGAAATCCTCTAAGTTATCTTTCCATGTTTGGCGCAAGAAAGAAAAACGCACGGTGTAAAGTTAAAATCTGCACTGCAGCCCCAATAGTAGGGAGAGGATGCCTCCGTTTTTTAGGAAAATAGGGAGAAATCTGGTCGTTGCAAGGAGGAAGGGCAGGTCATACTTTTCCCTTGCAAAGCCCCCGAGCTTCCTCTCCAAGCTGCTTGTGACTTCAACTAATTTGCAGGCTTCTTAGTAAGATCATTAGAaacacaagagttggaagggaccctggaggtcttctagtccaaccccctgtttaggcaggaaaccctacaccacttcagacaaatggttatacagtacaacatcttaaaaacttccagtgttgtgtGGAAAGGAAATTCCTGGTTTGTTCCAGCTGGGAAGAAACCCTCTGCAAACGTTAGAAACGACTACTTCATgttcaaccacaaaaacacacatgagcatacaacagatacaaaattaAAGTGAACCAATCCAAATTCGATTGCGGGAAATACAActgtagtaaccgagtagttaatacatggaactcactacctgactgtaatATCACCTAACCAGCAAAACTttacttagatcagtgatggtgaacctttttttcctcgggtgccgaaagtgtgtgtgtacatgctatCCTACTTGGGCacgtgcccacaccaataattcaatgtctgaggagggcaaaaaaaactTTTCCCGccctctggagaccctctggaggccagaaacagcctgtttcccaacttctggtgggcccagtaggcttgtgtttcaccctccccaggctccaaagatttccctggagcAGGGAAAGAGTAAAAacgcctcccccatccccctggaggctctctggaagccaaaaacggcaTCCCAGAGCttctgagagccaaaaatcagctggccggcacacatgtatgttggagctgagctagggcaacggcttgcgtgccagcaaatataggtgccataggttcgccatcactgacatagactatccactgttgacctcacctgattcctaagaggtcagtaaagggcgtgcataagtacaccagaatgccttccgtcctctgtcctaatgtttctccctTGTatcatgtacactgctcaaaaaaataaagggaacacttaaaaaacagaatataacttcaagtaaatcaaacttctataaaATCAAACTACCCACTTAGAAATCAATTCTGATTgacaattttacatgctgttgtgtatGTGGAAGTTgtggaaataaaatattcaatgagaatatttcattcattcagatctaggatgtgttatttgagtgttccctttatttttttgagcagtatatataaacattattatatctttatataatactaatatgtacttgactaaataaataaataaataataaaataataaattggagGAAAACAAATAGTGACTGGATCAGCTCAAGTGTTCCTGGCAAGCAAGCAACTTCTTACTGCAGactttactgtttttattaaGGTGACCAGTCatcctcctttagggaggactGTTTTGTAGATTCTGTCCTTATTTGAAAAGTGTCCTCCTACCTGTCCTGCTTTtcgatattttaaaattaatctgtaggtctctgtattcagagatgccgCACAGAACTGTTACAGTTCGAAAAGACGCAATTACAAAACGCATGcacagggcacaggagaacttcaTGCATCTCGCACTTCTCTCCCACCATTGCCTCTATGTTATACTTCATGCTTACTTCTAGCggaaatatgaaattatttctttctcagtgaatattatactcaggtaagtacaattcatgttttattcattcattaattcaattttatacaacTCTGTTTTCAACAaaagtgtaaaataatttaaatatagatttagaaAGTTTTATCacttttgttattaaagttttagtgttaattattttattgattcaTAATGACatgaatgtttcatttatttatgttgtacttttttcttaattttttccccctccttttcattgtaaaacaATTGGTCACCTTCTTTTTATActctttcctcgtatggcctggtctctagtccccttatccttttagttgctcttttctgcaccctctccagagtctctatatctcttttgaagtgtggtgaccagaactggatgcaatactccaggtgcggtctgaccagggccttatagagtggatgggaagcggcgctggtgttttaaaaggtcgcagccggcctggggggcttgccggaaacccccccgaaccccgaacccgggttcggggggtgctggcaagccccccaggccggctgcgaccttttaaaagagccgcgccgcttcgcagctgtctcctgaagccgaacggcaaagccgaacttccgcgttcggcttcaggagacagctgcgaagcggcgcgggtgttttaaaaggtcgcagccggcctggggggcttgccagcaccccccgaaccccgaacccgggttcgggggggtgctgggaagccccccaggctggctgtcaccttttaaaacagccggaaagccgtttttttgcggggggtgggggggtttggttgcacggattaattgactttacattgtttcctatgggaaacaatgtttcgtcttacgaacttttcgtcttacaaacctcctccttgcaccaattaagttcgtatcatgaggtattactgtatatatgtatatgtatatatgtatatatgtatatatgtatatatgtatatatgtatatatgtatatatgtatatatgtatatatgtatatatgtatatatgtatatatgtatatatgtatatatgtatatatgtatatatgtatatatgtatatatgtatatatgtatatatgtatatatgtatatatgtatatatgtatatatgtatatatgtatatatgtatatatgtatatatgtatatatgtatatatgtatatatgtatatatgtatatatgtatatatgtatatatgtatatatgtatatatgtatatatgtatatatgtatatatgtatatatgtatatatgtatatatgtatatatgtatatatgtatatatgtatatatgtatatatgtatatatgtatatatgtatatatgtatatatgtatatatgtatatatgtatatatgtatatatgtatatatgtatatattatgtatatatgtatatatgtatatatgtatatatgtatatatgtatatatgtatatatgtatatatgtatatatgtatatatgtatatatgtatatatgtatatatgtatatatgtatatatgtatatatgtatatatgtatatatgtatatatgtatatatgtatatatgtatatatgtatatatgtatatatgtatatatgtatatatgtatatatgtatatatgtatatatgtatatatgtatatatgtatatatgtatatatgtatacagtatatgtatatatatatataaaatgtgttGCATTTATGTAATCAATGAACTGCTAGagagaaaacttttttttttatttctgcatgcaacaaaaacattttgaactctgaaaaaatAAGAGTTGAAACGCTCAATAAATCACGTGCCAACAGGTGTTGCACTTTGGCAGTTATGATGCATGTTttcagcaacagggagccacaccagaagaatgaaagagtcacatgtggctccagagctgcaggctGTAGACCCCTGGACTTGGCATACCCAATTCCTCCAACTATTCTTCATTTGTGGTTCAAATAAGCCAACTACTTTTTCAGATCTTGGCAATATAACCAATTCAGTTCTGAGCTTAGAGGAAGGATGAAATTAAAACCGAAACATTTGGAGATAGGTTCAATGAAGTATACTTTATTAAAATACACTTACAGCAGGATAGAGAGCTTAGAGCAAAATATTGCTGAGATTATATAGGTTTGCTTAATTAACATTTGAATCAGTAAGATAAAAAGAATGCAACAAAACTGTCTTCTTCTGAATGCTTTGATGATGTATTGAAATGATTTATTTGTTATTCTTCATACTTCTTGAtactctttaaaaaatatttcattaaaatttttaaaatgcaaaaaaaaatgtcttaaggaaaaatttaaaaagtacaagagaaaaaaagggggaagggaaaaatgtaTACATAAGTTTGCTTTTTTAGTATCCTTGATATTATCTATGTGTACCTTAAACAGCAATGTTGCGATCTCTTGTGATATTTTATTACTCCTTCCTAGAAGGATAACTGTCGGGATTAGGTTATAGCACTGGATAttagtaaatataaataaatatttcttttaaataccACTGCCTCTTAAACTGcaatgacacagtggttagaatacagtattgcaggctaattctaccaACTGCGAGCAGCTTGATTATCACcatctcaagattgactcaaccttctatccatttgataaaatgaggacccggattgttgggaggCAATATTCTGACTCTTAAACTCTTAAATCAATATTCTGACTGTTAATCTTTTAATCAATATTCTGATTCTTAAACTCTTAAACACTGGGAAGCGGTAAATGAGTCTACGTGCTATTATTGCCATGTTAAGCATCATACCTAGCAATGGGTGCATGTATTTTAGCAgattatatatattactgcagATAAACTAATCCACAATAAACTGAAATTTTCATGCTTTAATTTTGACAATTGCCTAATCTGGGGGAGCTGGTGTATTTTTCATGATTATTTGGTTAAAAATGTGAAGGTTGATTTGCCTGCAGATGGGCTTTTCCTGTCAATCCTGTCttttcttggcaagttttttttagaattagtttgcattgtctccttcctagggctgagagaaagtgattggaCCAAGGACCAAAACCCATGCAATTGGGATTAGAATTTGCACCTTCTAATTTATAGCCTAATGCCT
This genomic interval carries:
- the LOC139160180 gene encoding 16 kDa beta-galactoside-binding lectin-like, with product MRIFDLSLKPGDCIKLKVKIHHGAKSFSINLGRDDSNLAIHFNVRFEAHGDVKKIVCNSRSNGQWGAEVRPSIFPFQEGADTKICLCYQSGEIKVKTDGQEISFPNRLGLNSAQYFSVDGDVTIASFKPFKC